A single Pirellulaceae bacterium DNA region contains:
- a CDS encoding amidase, with product MASVLHDDMSNNQIHAFCDDVLGDHDAVGLAELVRRGDVSSLELAEAAIARAQRVDEQLNAIQVPIFDKAREQARRPSQGTFAGVPSFIKDNTNVAGLPTRHGSRAVPPTPAHKDGAFTKQYLAQGFILLGKTRLPEFGFNCSTEFQHERPTCNPWHKDYSCGGSSGGSAAMVASGVVPIAHANDGGGSIRIPAACCGLVGLKTTRERFVMHELAKSLPVNVFCDGVVTRSVRDTAHFVAGAELYWRNLKLPAVGLVKGPGKKRLKIGLVYDSLTGQPCPQTRATMERTVALLEGMGHRTTEMHKPVKSSFVDDFVDYWAFLAFMTGKIGKRQFGGEFDPAQFDDFTRGLANRFRKRLWRLPLMLLRLKRTWSQYVQAIQEFDAVLTPVLGHVTPQLGYLGPNVPFEELIGRLMKYAAYTPLNNTNGSPAISLPMGMSREGLPIGIQLAAAHGAERTLLELAYELEQVQPWPRVGTTPAIDGQLAR from the coding sequence GTGGCTAGCGTACTGCACGACGACATGTCCAACAATCAGATACATGCTTTCTGCGATGATGTCTTAGGCGACCACGATGCGGTGGGCTTGGCGGAACTTGTCCGTCGCGGTGATGTCAGCTCGCTTGAACTGGCAGAGGCCGCAATTGCCCGTGCCCAACGGGTCGACGAACAACTCAACGCCATCCAAGTACCCATCTTCGACAAGGCGCGCGAGCAAGCTCGACGGCCCAGTCAGGGCACATTTGCTGGTGTGCCTAGTTTCATTAAAGACAACACCAATGTGGCCGGCTTACCGACTCGCCATGGCTCCCGCGCAGTGCCCCCGACCCCGGCCCACAAGGATGGTGCCTTTACCAAGCAATACTTGGCGCAAGGTTTTATACTGTTAGGCAAGACACGGCTGCCGGAGTTTGGGTTCAATTGTAGCACTGAGTTTCAACATGAGCGCCCGACCTGTAATCCATGGCACAAAGATTACTCTTGCGGCGGTAGTTCAGGAGGGTCGGCTGCCATGGTCGCCTCAGGCGTCGTGCCAATTGCGCACGCAAACGATGGCGGTGGATCGATTCGAATTCCTGCGGCCTGCTGCGGTTTGGTGGGATTGAAAACCACGCGTGAGCGCTTTGTGATGCACGAATTGGCCAAGTCGTTGCCAGTGAACGTGTTTTGTGATGGCGTCGTAACTCGCTCGGTGCGCGATACGGCGCATTTTGTGGCTGGTGCCGAGTTGTATTGGCGCAATCTCAAGCTGCCTGCCGTTGGCTTAGTCAAAGGTCCGGGAAAAAAGCGGCTGAAGATTGGGCTAGTGTACGATTCGTTGACGGGACAGCCTTGCCCGCAAACGCGAGCAACCATGGAGCGCACGGTGGCCCTGCTTGAGGGGATGGGGCATCGAACCACAGAGATGCACAAGCCAGTTAAGTCGTCATTTGTGGATGATTTTGTGGACTATTGGGCATTCTTGGCGTTTATGACCGGGAAGATTGGCAAGCGGCAATTCGGCGGCGAATTTGATCCCGCACAATTCGACGACTTTACGCGTGGTCTGGCCAATCGCTTCCGCAAGCGACTTTGGAGATTGCCATTGATGTTGCTGCGACTGAAACGCACCTGGTCTCAATATGTACAAGCCATCCAAGAATTTGACGCTGTGCTGACCCCTGTGTTAGGGCACGTAACACCACAGTTGGGATACTTAGGCCCCAACGTTCCGTTTGAGGAACTGATCGGACGCCTGATGAAATATGCGGCGTACACGCCACTAAATAATACCAATGGTAGCCCGGCAATCTCATTGCCCATGGGAATGTCGCGAGAAGGACTACCAATCGGAATTCAGTTGGCGGCAGCGCACGGCGCCGAGCGAACTTTGTTAGAATTAGCTTACGAACTCGAGCAAGTTCAACCATGGCCGCGTGTCGGAACCACCCCGGCGATAGACGGCCAGTTGGCACGTTGA
- a CDS encoding phosphatidylinositol-specific phospholipase C/glycerophosphodiester phosphodiesterase family protein — protein sequence MFRLQKLIAFVFGLACLVIGQVPLTGQVPVRPLSAAHAHNDYEHQRPLLEALDHGFTSIEADVFLVDGQLLVAHNLRDVRPTRTLEGLYLEPLSQRVKEYGAVYPAGDTVTLLIDIKSEGATTYAALDKLLAGYAYMLSVSEGGLYTNRAVTVVISGNRPTELIRASQPRYAGVDGRLSDLDSDLPADLLPLISDNWRLHFRYRGQGDMSQTERDKLRDIVDRAHRSQRRVRFWATPESETLWQVLCAAGVDLIGTDDLPKLSEFLRSATGEVP from the coding sequence ATGTTTCGATTGCAGAAGCTGATTGCCTTTGTATTCGGCCTGGCATGTTTGGTCATCGGTCAAGTGCCGTTGACAGGCCAAGTGCCGGTGCGGCCCCTATCCGCTGCGCATGCCCACAACGACTATGAGCATCAACGGCCGCTGCTAGAAGCATTGGACCACGGCTTTACCAGTATTGAGGCGGATGTTTTCTTGGTCGATGGGCAATTGCTAGTGGCGCACAACCTGCGAGACGTCCGGCCGACTAGAACGCTTGAAGGTCTATATCTTGAACCGTTGAGTCAGCGTGTTAAGGAGTATGGTGCCGTTTATCCGGCAGGTGACACAGTGACCCTGTTAATTGATATCAAGAGCGAAGGCGCGACAACTTATGCAGCGCTCGATAAGTTGCTGGCTGGTTACGCGTACATGCTGTCGGTTTCCGAAGGCGGCCTGTATACCAACCGTGCTGTCACCGTCGTGATTAGTGGCAACCGACCGACGGAACTAATCCGTGCCTCGCAGCCACGCTACGCAGGCGTTGATGGAAGGTTAAGTGATTTGGATAGTGATCTGCCAGCGGATCTGCTTCCACTGATCAGTGACAATTGGCGGTTGCATTTTCGCTATCGGGGTCAAGGCGATATGAGTCAGACCGAACGGGATAAGCTGCGAGATATCGTGGATCGCGCTCATCGTAGTCAGCGGCGCGTACGGTTCTGGGCCACGCCAGAATCTGAAACACTGTGGCAAGTATTGTGCGCAGCTGGGGTCGATCTGATTGGGACCGATGATCTGCCAAAGCTCAGCGAATTTCTGAGGTCTGCTACGGGAGAAGTGCCCTAA
- a CDS encoding Gfo/Idh/MocA family oxidoreductase, giving the protein MSTVGVGIIGSQFISTIHAESVARCPQARLVAVASPTPGNAARLAEKYESTQAVLDYRRLLDMPEIEMVVIGAPNDLHCQMTVDAAGAGKHVVVEKPLCLSLAQADQMLEACSRAGVKLMYAEELCFAPKYVRLKQLLDSGALGTPTLIKQSEKHDGPHADHFWDVARSGGGVTMDMGCHAIAFFRWMLNNSPISSVYAQMSTQVHGSKTRGDDNALIIVEFANGTLGLAEESWTKLGGMDDRAEVHGSDGVAYADLLHGNAIETFSRAGYDYAVEKAGSTAGWSFTIYEEAWNYGFPQEISHFVDCVLNDKIPLVTGQDGRAVLEVLFAAYESARRGCKIRLPFETRADRPIDLWRAPLH; this is encoded by the coding sequence GTGTCGACCGTCGGGGTTGGAATCATTGGTTCTCAGTTTATTTCCACGATTCACGCTGAATCGGTGGCGCGCTGCCCTCAGGCTCGTCTGGTGGCTGTGGCGTCCCCCACTCCTGGCAATGCGGCTCGACTGGCCGAGAAATATGAATCGACCCAAGCTGTACTGGACTACCGCCGACTGCTCGACATGCCCGAAATTGAGATGGTTGTAATTGGTGCACCAAACGACCTGCATTGTCAGATGACCGTTGATGCCGCTGGGGCAGGTAAACATGTAGTGGTAGAGAAGCCGCTGTGCTTGAGTCTAGCCCAGGCTGATCAGATGCTGGAAGCCTGCAGCCGTGCAGGTGTCAAACTGATGTACGCCGAAGAGCTGTGCTTCGCTCCCAAATATGTAAGACTAAAGCAATTGCTAGACTCAGGGGCCTTGGGCACCCCAACTTTAATTAAGCAATCGGAAAAACATGACGGTCCCCACGCCGACCATTTTTGGGATGTCGCGCGTTCGGGCGGCGGTGTGACCATGGATATGGGGTGCCATGCGATTGCGTTTTTTCGCTGGATGCTGAACAATTCACCGATCAGCTCTGTGTATGCGCAAATGTCAACTCAGGTACATGGCTCTAAAACGCGCGGCGATGACAATGCGCTGATCATCGTTGAGTTTGCCAATGGGACGTTGGGGTTGGCTGAAGAGAGCTGGACGAAGCTAGGAGGCATGGACGATCGCGCCGAAGTGCATGGCAGTGACGGAGTGGCCTATGCGGACCTGCTACATGGCAATGCGATCGAAACCTTCAGCCGTGCCGGTTATGACTACGCCGTGGAAAAAGCCGGCTCGACGGCGGGCTGGAGCTTCACCATCTACGAAGAGGCTTGGAACTATGGATTCCCTCAAGAGATTTCACACTTCGTCGATTGCGTTTTGAACGACAAGATACCACTGGTCACCGGGCAAGACGGTCGGGCCGTGTTGGAAGTGCTGTTTGCGGCATACGAGTCGGCGCGGCGCGGCTGCAAAATTCGGTTGCCATTTGAGACGCGTGCGGACAGACCGATTGATTTATGGCGCGCCCCGCTGCACTGA
- a CDS encoding DUF1553 domain-containing protein translates to MFVSLRKAFGLGLLVVCNGHLRADTPAAGSPPTDLSAEARAILSDRCFTCHGPDASQRVSELRLDDQQSTYEWAVQPGNSAGSELVKRIMSSDPDYVMPPPSTKSALSDQQKQTLQRWIDLGATFDRHWSFEPLRELTPPPMPQSFAWNESSNPIDAWVGQQLRAIGLEPSERADLVTLIRRLTIDLTGLLPTEAELDEWLSTSQPGNCEPLVDRLLGSPHFGEKWAVDWLDAARYADTFGYQADVYRATWPWRDWVVRALNDNLPFDQFITWQLAGDLLPNPTRDQLVATAFNRLHRQTNEGGSVEEEFRSEYVADRVNTFGAAFLGLTMECARCHDHKYDPITQREYYQLSAFFNNIDESGLYSHFTSAVPTPALPLPTPEQESQIAQLADRIAQKRRQLQQLRVLSADQIHPEQQPISDQSSGSAEIQSLSRLPEVSEQISAIQQRLNTRQVAHYSFDSIADHKLRNEVKSQDTGKVSDSPSLIDGVLGQGLLLSGENNATIPEGGSWTRHQPFTISLWIRVPRHFNRCVVFHRSRAWTDAGSRGYELLLEDGKLSAAMIHFWPGNAVRVLADQPLPLDQWCQVTWVYDGSSQADGMELYVNGQRQATSIVRDCLTQSAHGSEASELTIGQRFRDVGFKDGRVDELRLYEAALTELECQYLYWQDTAPDSVAEQMALVSPQQWQQFAARCGPEQTQLESELFELRTSLSQLAEPIPEMMVMRELPEPRPTFVLRRGTYDQPQEAVERGVPESILSLASVTGQSNQTSDVVPAVASVRPSRLDLAQWLTSPQHPLTARVAVNRIWQSLFGRGLVSTAEDFGSQGTPPTHPDLLDWLAGQYIRSGWNTKALIKLIVTSQTYQQSSTANTALLRDDPENRWLARGPAVRLSAEQLRDAALQAGNLLVTKLGGPPVKPYQPDGLWEEKSGQAYQRDIGEGSRRRSVYTFWKRTSPPPMMMTFDASNREVCMVQRQRTLTPLQTLVLLNDPQFVEAARGLASHVAEQHGHLPDRLKSIFRRLTARQPVSAELDVLQRLYAEQFDYFQSNPSAIEQFLTVGDFRAPDELVGPELAALCVVAEGLMSYDEFVMKR, encoded by the coding sequence ATGTTCGTTTCACTTCGCAAAGCGTTCGGCTTGGGGCTGTTGGTTGTTTGTAACGGTCACCTGCGCGCAGATACACCAGCGGCTGGTTCGCCGCCAACGGATTTGTCTGCCGAGGCACGGGCGATTTTGTCGGATCGCTGCTTCACGTGCCATGGTCCTGATGCCTCGCAGCGAGTTTCCGAATTACGGCTGGACGATCAACAATCGACTTACGAGTGGGCGGTCCAGCCAGGCAACTCGGCAGGTAGTGAGCTGGTCAAGCGCATCATGTCGTCCGATCCGGATTATGTGATGCCGCCACCGAGCACCAAGAGTGCTCTCTCCGACCAACAGAAGCAGACTCTGCAGCGGTGGATCGACTTGGGGGCAACTTTCGACAGGCATTGGTCGTTCGAGCCCCTGCGAGAATTGACGCCGCCGCCGATGCCGCAGTCGTTCGCATGGAACGAAAGCTCAAACCCTATCGACGCTTGGGTAGGCCAACAGCTAAGAGCCATTGGTCTGGAGCCGTCTGAACGCGCTGATCTAGTGACGCTAATCCGACGACTGACCATCGACTTGACAGGATTGTTGCCTACCGAGGCGGAGCTAGATGAATGGTTATCGACGAGCCAACCAGGAAATTGCGAGCCGCTGGTGGATCGGTTGCTAGGGAGTCCTCACTTTGGCGAAAAATGGGCGGTAGATTGGCTGGATGCGGCTCGATACGCCGACACGTTTGGCTACCAGGCCGATGTTTATCGTGCGACATGGCCATGGCGCGATTGGGTGGTCCGTGCGTTGAATGATAACTTACCGTTCGACCAATTCATTACCTGGCAGCTGGCAGGAGACTTGTTGCCTAATCCAACCCGCGATCAATTAGTCGCTACCGCTTTTAACCGCTTACACAGGCAGACGAACGAAGGTGGAAGCGTAGAAGAAGAATTTCGATCGGAATACGTGGCTGATCGGGTAAACACCTTTGGGGCTGCATTTCTTGGATTGACCATGGAATGTGCGCGGTGCCATGATCATAAGTATGATCCGATCACTCAGCGAGAGTACTATCAGTTGTCGGCGTTTTTTAACAATATCGATGAATCGGGATTGTATTCGCATTTCACCTCAGCCGTACCAACGCCGGCCTTGCCGTTGCCGACTCCCGAGCAAGAATCGCAGATCGCTCAACTGGCTGACAGGATAGCGCAGAAGCGGCGGCAGCTACAACAGCTAAGAGTGCTGTCGGCAGATCAGATTCATCCCGAACAGCAACCGATCTCCGATCAAAGTTCCGGTTCTGCTGAAATTCAGTCGTTGTCCAGGCTGCCCGAAGTTTCTGAGCAAATTTCAGCCATCCAGCAGCGACTCAACACGCGACAAGTTGCACACTATTCTTTCGACAGCATCGCAGACCATAAACTGCGTAACGAGGTCAAATCCCAAGATACAGGCAAGGTCAGCGATTCGCCCAGTTTGATTGACGGCGTGCTCGGCCAAGGCTTGTTACTGAGTGGTGAGAACAACGCCACCATCCCCGAAGGCGGTTCGTGGACGCGCCATCAGCCGTTTACGATCTCGCTGTGGATTCGTGTGCCACGACATTTTAACCGCTGCGTGGTCTTCCATCGTTCTCGGGCTTGGACGGATGCGGGTAGTCGCGGCTACGAACTGCTGCTGGAAGACGGAAAGTTGAGTGCCGCCATGATCCACTTTTGGCCGGGCAACGCTGTGCGCGTGTTGGCCGACCAACCGCTGCCACTGGACCAGTGGTGTCAAGTGACGTGGGTCTATGACGGTTCTAGTCAGGCGGACGGCATGGAACTTTATGTCAATGGCCAGCGGCAGGCGACTTCCATCGTCCGCGACTGCCTGACACAGTCGGCGCATGGTTCAGAAGCGAGCGAGCTAACGATTGGCCAGCGATTTCGAGATGTCGGCTTCAAAGACGGACGAGTCGATGAGCTGCGTCTATATGAAGCAGCGCTTACTGAACTTGAATGCCAATATCTGTACTGGCAAGACACTGCCCCTGATTCGGTAGCAGAGCAGATGGCGTTGGTCTCCCCACAACAGTGGCAACAGTTTGCGGCCCGCTGTGGGCCAGAGCAAACGCAGTTAGAATCTGAGTTGTTCGAGTTGCGCACCTCACTGAGCCAACTAGCGGAGCCGATACCTGAAATGATGGTCATGCGCGAGTTGCCTGAGCCGCGTCCAACGTTTGTGCTACGTCGTGGTACATACGATCAGCCTCAAGAGGCTGTTGAGCGCGGTGTGCCGGAAAGCATCTTGTCGTTGGCAAGCGTTACAGGGCAGAGCAATCAGACTAGCGATGTAGTCCCTGCGGTAGCTAGCGTCCGTCCCAGCCGGTTGGACCTGGCGCAGTGGCTGACTAGTCCCCAACATCCGCTGACCGCCCGCGTAGCCGTCAATCGCATTTGGCAGTCCTTGTTTGGTCGTGGGCTAGTGAGTACCGCCGAGGATTTTGGATCGCAAGGTACGCCGCCAACACACCCCGATTTATTGGACTGGCTGGCGGGGCAGTATATCCGCTCAGGTTGGAATACGAAGGCGCTCATCAAATTGATTGTCACCAGCCAGACCTACCAGCAGTCGTCCACTGCCAATACGGCATTGCTGCGAGATGATCCAGAGAATCGTTGGCTGGCGCGCGGGCCCGCCGTGCGCCTGAGCGCTGAACAGCTGCGCGATGCCGCGTTACAGGCTGGGAATTTATTAGTCACTAAACTTGGTGGACCACCCGTTAAGCCGTATCAACCCGACGGATTATGGGAGGAAAAGTCTGGACAAGCCTATCAACGCGACATCGGCGAAGGCAGTCGCCGCCGCAGCGTGTACACTTTTTGGAAGCGAACGTCACCGCCACCGATGATGATGACGTTTGATGCCAGCAATCGCGAAGTCTGCATGGTCCAGCGCCAGAGGACATTGACACCGCTGCAGACGCTGGTGTTGTTGAATGACCCGCAGTTTGTCGAGGCGGCGCGCGGGCTGGCCAGCCATGTCGCCGAGCAGCATGGTCACTTGCCAGATCGACTCAAATCCATATTCCGCAGGCTGACAGCACGTCAGCCTGTCTCGGCAGAATTAGATGTTCTCCAGCGACTGTACGCTGAACAATTCGATTACTTCCAATCGAATCCGTCGGCGATCGAGCAGTTCTTAACTGTTGGTGACTTTCGAGCGCCGGATGAGCTGGTTGGTCCCGAGTTGGCGGCGCTATGCGTAGTGGCCGAGGGATTGATGAGCTACGACGAATTCGTCATGAAAAGGTAG
- a CDS encoding DUF1501 domain-containing protein, producing the protein MSTAALAGVFQRELHASDANAVNPGIGGLLQHFHHAPRATRMIYLFMSGGPSQIDLFDYKPRLNQDQGIEIPESVRMGQRLTGMSGNQASLPLAGSAFKFARHGQSGAWISELLPHTAQVVDELCFVKSVYTEAINHDPAITFIQTGSQVAGRPSLGAWLDYGLGSTNQDLPAFCVLVTKNKGGQPLYARLWGSGFLPANHQGVQFRAGSSPVLYLSNPDGISRDSRRRMLDRLNELHELELQSRMDPLIEQRVAQSEMAFRMQASIPEVADISHEPQSTFDLYGEEARQPGTFAANCLLARRLIERDVRCVQLFHKDWDHHGGLPGAIRAECRQVDQASAALVQDLKRLGLLAETLVVWGGEFGRTAYSQGKLTATDYGRDHHPRCFTMWMAGGGVRAGTSYGVTDDYSYNILEQPVHIHDLNATIMHLLGIDHERLTFKYQGRHYRLTDVHGTIIQDILS; encoded by the coding sequence ATGTCTACAGCGGCGCTGGCGGGAGTATTTCAGCGCGAGTTGCACGCCAGCGATGCTAATGCGGTTAATCCAGGAATCGGTGGTCTGTTGCAGCACTTTCATCATGCTCCGCGCGCCACGCGCATGATCTATCTGTTTATGAGCGGGGGACCTTCGCAGATCGACTTGTTCGATTACAAGCCGCGATTGAATCAAGATCAGGGAATTGAGATTCCGGAGTCGGTACGAATGGGGCAACGCTTGACGGGCATGTCCGGCAATCAAGCCAGTTTGCCGCTAGCGGGGTCAGCTTTCAAGTTTGCCCGGCATGGGCAGAGTGGTGCGTGGATCAGCGAATTGTTGCCACATACTGCGCAAGTCGTTGACGAATTGTGTTTCGTCAAATCGGTGTACACCGAAGCGATCAACCATGACCCGGCGATCACCTTTATCCAGACCGGTTCTCAGGTCGCTGGCCGACCGTCGTTGGGCGCCTGGCTAGACTATGGGCTCGGTAGTACCAACCAGGATTTGCCGGCCTTCTGTGTGTTAGTGACTAAAAACAAAGGCGGCCAGCCTCTGTACGCTCGGCTATGGGGCAGCGGATTTCTGCCGGCCAATCATCAAGGGGTACAATTTCGGGCAGGCTCCAGTCCAGTGCTTTACCTAAGCAATCCGGATGGTATCTCACGAGATTCGCGGCGCCGAATGCTCGATCGACTGAATGAACTGCATGAATTGGAGCTTCAATCGCGCATGGACCCGTTGATTGAGCAGCGAGTAGCGCAAAGCGAGATGGCCTTTCGAATGCAAGCGTCGATACCCGAGGTGGCTGATATCAGCCATGAGCCTCAGAGTACATTTGATCTGTACGGTGAGGAAGCCCGTCAGCCCGGCACGTTTGCAGCCAATTGTTTGCTGGCGCGGCGATTGATCGAGCGCGATGTGCGCTGCGTTCAATTATTTCACAAGGATTGGGATCACCATGGTGGATTGCCCGGTGCTATCAGGGCCGAGTGTCGCCAAGTCGACCAAGCCTCAGCTGCTTTGGTTCAAGACTTGAAGCGTCTGGGGTTGCTGGCTGAAACACTGGTCGTGTGGGGGGGGGAATTTGGCCGCACCGCTTACAGTCAAGGCAAACTAACGGCGACTGATTATGGTCGAGACCATCATCCGCGTTGTTTCACAATGTGGATGGCCGGCGGAGGGGTGAGAGCAGGTACCAGTTATGGCGTGACCGACGACTACAGTTATAACATCCTCGAGCAACCAGTTCACATCCACGATCTAAACGCTACTATCATGCATCTGCTGGGAATCGATCATGAGCGGCTGACCTTCAAGTATCAAGGGCGGCACTACCGCCTGACAGACGTGCATGGCACCATCATCCAGGATATTCTGAGTTAA
- a CDS encoding DUF2237 domain-containing protein: MGAKNVLGREMEACGTKPMTGFYRDGCCNTGPEDAGLHLVCAEMTDEFLKFSKSRGNDLSTPMPQYDFPGLESGDRWCLCVLRWKEAFEAGMAPLVNLRATHISALEFIDLETLKEYATGDSLDD; this comes from the coding sequence ATGGGCGCCAAGAATGTTTTGGGTCGAGAGATGGAAGCCTGCGGTACTAAGCCGATGACGGGGTTCTATCGTGATGGTTGCTGCAACACGGGGCCTGAAGACGCTGGGTTGCATTTGGTGTGCGCTGAAATGACCGACGAGTTCCTGAAGTTTTCCAAGAGTCGCGGTAACGATTTGTCGACTCCTATGCCGCAGTACGACTTTCCAGGTTTGGAGTCCGGTGATCGTTGGTGTCTGTGCGTGCTGCGGTGGAAGGAAGCGTTTGAGGCTGGAATGGCTCCGCTGGTCAATTTGCGTGCAACACACATTAGCGCTCTGGAGTTTATCGACTTGGAGACTCTCAAAGAATATGCTACTGGGGACTCGTTAGACGATTAG